The Drosophila mauritiana strain mau12 chromosome 2R, ASM438214v1, whole genome shotgun sequence genome has a segment encoding these proteins:
- the LOC117135471 gene encoding NADH dehydrogenase [ubiquinone] flavoprotein 1, mitochondrial: MLRQKLKNYLPSVWEQQLRLVQTAKKAGGNKKLGPDRPPIIDPPKGYEPNCKTKFGPLDDCDRVFQNLYGRHDWRLHGACQRGDWHRTAELLEQGPEWIMKQISISGLRGRGGAGFYAGLKWEFLRQTKSEKVPKMVIVNCAEGEPGTCKDREILRHEPHKLIEGILLVGVAMGCGRAIVYIRNRFYNEACNLHFALAEAYHHGLLGNSVCGTGIKFDVMVQRGDRYLCGEETAMINCLMGKLGRPRRRPPFLTEKGYFEHPCLVINAESIAVVPTILRRGSKWWAGLGRSYNTGTKLYCLSGQVNNPCTVEEEMSIPLKDLIERHAGGVKGGWNNLAAVFPGGLSTPLLDPSTSGKVLMDFDSLTDAGSGFGCGAVIVMTKDCDPLSIMLRSIQFFEKHTCKQCSYCRDGAIWLPEIFARFVKGQTHPHEIDWTLVIADKMRNSKPICALAYSQVSVAESLVRMFSRQIEERLLKYAKGS, encoded by the coding sequence ATGTTGCGGCAGAAGCTTAAAAACTATTTACCGTCTGTTTGGGAACAACAACTGCGTCTGGTCCAAACTGCCAAGAAAGCGGGAGGTAACAAAAAGCTGGGTCCCGATAGGCCTCCCATTATCGATCCGCCCAAGGGATATGAGCCCAATTGCAAGACCAAATTTGGTCCGCTGGATGATTGTGATCGTGTGTTTCAGAACCTCTATGGACGTCACGATTGGCGTTTGCATGGAGCCTGTCAACGTGGGGATTGGCATCGCACCGCTGAGCTGTTGGAGCAGGGTCCCGAATGGATCATGAAGCAGATAAGCATAAGTGGATTGCGTGGACGGGGAGGAGCTGGCTTCTATGCCGGACTGAAGTGGGAATTCCTACGCCAGACCAAGTCCGAAAAGGTGCCCAAAATGGTCATCGTGAACTGTGCAGAGGGAGAGCCTGGAACCTGCAAGGACCGTGAGATCCTGAGACATGAACCCCACAAACTGATCGAGGGTATCCTGCTGGTGGGTGTGGCCATGGGATGCGGTAGAGCCATTGTGTACATTCGGAATCGCTTCTACAACGAGGCCTGCAACCTGCACTTTGCCTTGGCGGAGGCCTATCATCATGGTTTGTTGGGGAACAGTGTCTGTGGCACGGGCATCAAGTTCGATGTGATGGTCCAGCGTGGAGATCGGTACTTATGTGGCGAGGAAACCGCCATGATCAACTGTTTGATGGGTAAACTGGGAAGACCACGACGTCGTCCGCCCTTCCTTACGGAAAAGGGCTACTTCGAGCATCCCTGTTTGGTGATCAATGCCGAGTCCATTGCCGTAGTGCCCACCATTCTGCGAAGAGGTTCCAAGTGGTGGGCAGGATTGGGTCGCAGTTACAACACGGGAACCAAACTTTACTGTCTCAGCGGTCAGGTGAATAACCCCTGTACTGTGGAGGAAGAGATGTCCATACCCCTGAAGGACCTTATAGAGCGGCATGCTGGTGGAGTAAAAGGTGGTTGGAACAATCTCGCAGCAGTATTTCCAGGTGGTTTGTCGACACCATTGTTGGATCCATCAACATCCGGAAAGGTTCTCATGGACTTCGATAGTTTGACGGATGCAGGCAGTGGTTTCGGGTGCGGAGCTGTTATTGTAATGACCAAGGACTGTGATCCTCTGTCAATAATGTTGCGATCAATTCAGTTTTTCGAGAAGCACACTTGCAAACAGTGCTCCTATTGTCGTGATGGTGCCATATGGCTGCCGGAGATATTCGCCCGCTTTGTTAAAGGTCAGACACATCCCCACGAGATCGATTGGACGCTGGTCATTGCCGACAAGATGAGGAACAGTAAGCCCATTTGCGCACTCGCTTATAGCCAAGTCAGCGTGGCCGAGAGTTTGGTGCGAATGTTTAGCCGGCAGATCGAAGAACGCCTTTTGAAATATGCCAAGGGATCTTGA